The Sorangiineae bacterium MSr11367 genome window below encodes:
- a CDS encoding cupin domain-containing protein: MVHQPGLPDVAEILLQSNELEWRPKSLEGVHEKMLWRDDATGASIALIRFEKGAGIPQPHSHASNQFMFCLYGKYEYTSTGLTLVQGSFYCNPKGLVHGPTRAHEETVVVEVYDGPHYPQKPDWYTDERDAH, translated from the coding sequence ATGGTCCATCAGCCAGGCCTACCGGATGTCGCGGAGATCCTGCTCCAGAGCAACGAGCTCGAATGGCGGCCCAAATCGCTCGAGGGCGTGCACGAAAAGATGCTCTGGCGCGACGACGCGACGGGCGCGTCGATTGCGCTGATCCGCTTCGAGAAGGGTGCCGGCATTCCGCAGCCGCATTCGCATGCGTCGAATCAATTCATGTTCTGCCTGTATGGAAAATACGAATACACGTCCACGGGGCTCACCCTCGTTCAAGGCAGCTTCTACTGCAATCCGAAGGGGCTCGTGCACGGACCGACGCGCGCACACGAAGAGACGGTCGTCGTCGAGGTGTACGACGGGCCGCACTACCCGCAAAAGCCCGACTGGTACACCGACGAGCGGGATGCACACTGA
- a CDS encoding cytosine permease, whose translation MPQEELRSIIEDHALESVPLSQRKGWAALSFSTAGITTTLVQLFFGGLATFVAGFRIALAAGVCVTILGTLLGWATGHVAYKTGLSSTVLARRYGFGVKGSALASLIYAFMIIGFLALENALLYKGLLFYFGLADTLVHRIGIYGVLTALWIGLTTYGFALVSKVSSVLLSVYLAVLAFIVVKLAVSTGHPLHELVSYPALLPAQELDAMGASTDTGKFIFCLNLLIGSAGALALTDADLGRYARRSRDIGIAAFAGAVAMDIVSLAVGGIIVYAAAPMLVDFYMGHHGLTREAANHAVLGGPDSIAAALLVFGGGIGALVMGIGQAKAQVLNTYSASLSLSNLFDVSCAWRPGRFVFVVLANAVGIGMLYGSILEAVNSYITVLGVITTAFASVVVLDYYVVSKRVAAPGDAIAPMNWAGVTTVIGASAMSHFVLSTYIPVQFAVTLVLCAVFYPALRLGVLKPTAPM comes from the coding sequence ATGCCGCAGGAAGAACTCCGTTCGATCATCGAAGATCACGCGCTCGAAAGCGTGCCGCTGTCGCAGCGCAAAGGCTGGGCGGCGCTGTCATTCAGCACGGCAGGCATCACCACGACCCTCGTTCAACTGTTTTTCGGTGGCCTGGCAACCTTCGTCGCCGGATTCCGGATCGCGTTGGCGGCAGGGGTTTGCGTCACGATCCTGGGCACCCTGCTGGGCTGGGCGACCGGCCACGTCGCGTACAAGACCGGCCTGTCGAGCACCGTCCTGGCCCGCCGCTATGGATTCGGCGTGAAGGGGTCGGCGCTCGCGTCGCTCATTTATGCGTTCATGATCATCGGCTTCCTCGCGCTCGAGAATGCCCTGCTGTACAAAGGGCTTCTTTTCTACTTCGGCCTCGCCGATACCCTGGTACACCGCATCGGGATCTACGGCGTACTCACCGCCCTTTGGATCGGACTGACGACCTACGGATTCGCGCTGGTGTCGAAAGTGTCCTCGGTGTTGCTGAGCGTCTACCTCGCCGTATTGGCGTTCATCGTCGTGAAATTGGCGGTGAGCACCGGGCATCCGCTGCACGAATTGGTGTCGTATCCTGCCCTTCTGCCGGCGCAGGAGCTCGATGCGATGGGGGCGAGCACCGACACGGGCAAGTTCATCTTCTGCCTGAACCTACTGATTGGCTCGGCGGGCGCGTTGGCATTGACCGATGCCGATCTCGGTCGCTACGCGCGCCGCTCACGCGATATCGGCATCGCCGCGTTTGCCGGCGCGGTGGCCATGGACATCGTGTCGCTCGCCGTCGGGGGCATCATCGTCTACGCGGCCGCACCGATGTTGGTCGACTTTTACATGGGTCACCATGGGCTGACCCGCGAAGCCGCAAACCATGCGGTGCTCGGTGGCCCGGACAGCATCGCGGCGGCGCTGCTCGTCTTCGGCGGCGGCATCGGCGCGCTGGTCATGGGCATCGGCCAGGCAAAGGCACAAGTGCTCAATACCTATAGCGCGTCGTTGTCCTTGTCGAATCTGTTCGATGTGTCGTGCGCGTGGCGACCGGGCCGCTTCGTGTTCGTCGTGTTGGCCAATGCCGTCGGCATCGGCATGCTGTACGGCAGCATTCTCGAAGCGGTGAATTCGTACATCACGGTATTGGGTGTGATTACCACCGCCTTCGCCAGCGTCGTGGTGCTCGATTACTACGTCGTGTCCAAACGGGTGGCCGCGCCCGGCGATGCCATCGCCCCGATGAATTGGGCGGGCGTGACGACCGTGATCGGCGCATCGGCGATGTCGCACTTCGTATTGAGCACGTATATCCCGGTGCAGTTCGCCGTGACGCTGGTGCTGTGTGCGGTGTTCTATCCCGCGTTGCGCCTCGGTGTGTTGAAGCCCACGGCACCCATGTAA
- a CDS encoding Ldh family oxidoreductase encodes MGASVSISVSRLVDAVTRILQGAGVAHEDALTVALALVAADQEDIASHGVMLVPLYVERLLAGSVVARAKPAIVADGDTVIVLDAQHGLGQVSSTFAVELAASRARRYGMASVAVRNGFHFGTGGRWAGVLAQHGLVGIAMSNTRPLMPAPGGAQAVVGNNPLAIGLPSEEGVPLVLDMAMSASAMGKIRLARAQGASIPPGWATDAHGAPTTDPAAAIEGMLLPAAGPKGFGLAVMIDLLCGGLAHGGVGDAVKPLYGNAALPYGCSHFFLAIDVNRFLPLEQFRATVSARSSHIRASRRAPGVEQLHMPGDIAAHQSQRHRNFVTLPSALLGQLDESARAVGIPLPSLTESTGASSR; translated from the coding sequence ATGGGCGCCAGTGTTTCCATCTCGGTGTCGCGCCTCGTCGACGCGGTGACCCGGATTCTGCAGGGCGCGGGCGTGGCGCACGAGGATGCGCTCACCGTGGCCCTGGCGCTTGTCGCGGCGGATCAGGAGGACATCGCGTCGCACGGCGTGATGCTGGTACCGCTCTATGTCGAGCGGCTGCTGGCGGGGTCGGTGGTCGCCCGCGCGAAGCCGGCCATCGTAGCGGATGGCGACACGGTGATCGTGCTGGACGCGCAGCATGGACTCGGCCAGGTCAGCTCCACGTTCGCCGTCGAGCTGGCGGCTTCCCGCGCGCGGCGCTACGGCATGGCGAGCGTGGCCGTGCGCAATGGCTTTCACTTCGGCACGGGCGGTCGCTGGGCTGGCGTGCTTGCGCAACACGGTCTCGTTGGCATCGCGATGTCGAACACGCGGCCCTTGATGCCCGCGCCGGGTGGCGCGCAGGCGGTGGTGGGCAACAATCCTCTCGCCATCGGCCTGCCCTCGGAAGAGGGGGTGCCGCTGGTGCTCGACATGGCGATGAGCGCGAGCGCGATGGGCAAGATTCGTCTTGCACGGGCGCAGGGCGCGAGCATCCCTCCAGGGTGGGCCACCGATGCGCACGGCGCCCCCACCACGGATCCGGCGGCGGCGATCGAGGGCATGCTGTTGCCCGCGGCGGGACCCAAGGGGTTCGGGCTGGCCGTCATGATCGATCTGCTGTGCGGCGGGCTGGCCCATGGCGGCGTCGGCGATGCGGTGAAGCCCCTCTACGGCAATGCGGCCCTTCCCTACGGTTGCTCCCATTTCTTCCTGGCCATCGACGTCAACCGCTTCCTGCCGCTCGAGCAGTTCCGCGCCACGGTGAGCGCACGTTCATCGCATATTCGCGCGTCGCGGCGCGCCCCCGGCGTCGAGCAATTGCATATGCCAGGCGACATCGCCGCGCACCAGTCGCAACGTCATCGCAACTTCGTCACGTTGCCGAGCGCGCTGCTCGGACAGCTCGACGAAAGCGCGAGGGCGGTCGGCATTCCGCTTCCTTCTTTGACGGAATCAACAGGAGCGTCATCACGATGA
- a CDS encoding nuclear transport factor 2 family protein yields MNMSCPRSLIFVALLAGLMACRRSETTSTAAASASAAPAAPSAAPISATLALTREQARGVLVAWNDALDRHDTAALAPLYAEAVGYYGKQLGAEAVVQMKTQALKSDPAFHQQIVGDPTFVDGDDIRVEFLKRSGRAPQPRDVKASLVVGLRKGKAVILQETDEPTETRGAKQAKGAKEASWQDICETTATEVVNALPQVKKEVASLSKDIEKRKDANFGGVGPIWEGNGFSEAIGIHTPERFESHISYDVRNDGVLSVFCTGQGDLTIPAAVQARVKKACTPPKAP; encoded by the coding sequence GTGAACATGTCCTGCCCCCGCTCCCTCATCTTCGTCGCCTTGCTCGCCGGCCTGATGGCCTGCCGCCGCAGCGAGACCACCTCTACGGCCGCCGCATCGGCAAGCGCAGCCCCCGCTGCACCTTCTGCCGCACCGATTTCTGCGACCCTCGCGCTCACCCGCGAGCAAGCGCGCGGGGTGCTCGTCGCTTGGAACGACGCCCTCGACCGGCACGACACCGCCGCCCTTGCCCCTCTTTATGCGGAGGCTGTCGGCTACTATGGTAAGCAGCTTGGCGCCGAAGCGGTGGTCCAAATGAAGACCCAGGCGCTCAAGAGCGACCCCGCATTTCATCAGCAAATCGTGGGTGACCCCACGTTCGTGGACGGTGACGATATCCGCGTAGAGTTTCTCAAGCGCTCAGGCCGTGCGCCCCAGCCACGTGACGTGAAGGCCTCGTTGGTCGTGGGCTTGCGGAAGGGTAAGGCGGTCATCCTCCAGGAAACCGACGAGCCCACCGAGACCCGCGGGGCGAAGCAGGCCAAGGGCGCGAAGGAAGCCTCGTGGCAGGACATCTGCGAGACCACGGCCACCGAGGTGGTGAACGCGCTTCCCCAGGTCAAAAAGGAAGTGGCGAGTCTCTCCAAAGACATCGAGAAGCGTAAGGATGCCAACTTCGGCGGCGTCGGTCCCATCTGGGAAGGAAACGGGTTCTCGGAGGCCATCGGCATCCATACCCCGGAGCGCTTCGAGAGCCATATCTCCTATGACGTCCGCAACGACGGCGTGCTCTCGGTCTTTTGCACGGGCCAAGGCGATCTCACCATCCCTGCCGCCGTCCAGGCGCGGGTCAAGAAGGCCTGCACGCCGCCGAAAGCGCCGTGA
- a CDS encoding serine protease, translated as MKHIPFLIVAILSAVGCSAPSQDESIGRSSDEIIGGHDATETYPFMVSTQTSQGEHWCGGALVAPQWVVTAQHCLRAISKVRIGSNSTESGGELIAIQRKIAHPSDDIALLRLASASQSTPVELASEDPADDSPGRIIGWGTTSWPQTNYPIDLKELDIQFRPVRACSGGEPGQGDICISGTRTEGACHGDSGGPAISGSSGHWTLVGATSRAGSGGECAGTSIYTGIAAHVQWIRSTIGG; from the coding sequence ATGAAGCATATTCCGTTTTTGATCGTGGCCATTCTTTCGGCGGTTGGTTGCAGCGCCCCGTCTCAAGATGAATCCATCGGGCGCTCGAGCGACGAAATCATCGGTGGTCACGACGCCACGGAGACGTATCCATTCATGGTTTCGACGCAGACCTCCCAAGGTGAGCACTGGTGCGGCGGTGCCCTGGTTGCACCACAATGGGTCGTCACCGCACAGCACTGCCTTCGTGCCATCAGCAAGGTGCGCATTGGCTCCAATTCGACGGAAAGTGGCGGGGAACTCATCGCCATCCAGCGCAAAATCGCCCATCCGTCGGACGACATTGCCTTGCTGCGCCTCGCGAGTGCCTCGCAGAGCACCCCGGTGGAGCTCGCATCGGAGGATCCTGCCGACGATTCGCCCGGGCGGATCATCGGATGGGGAACGACGTCGTGGCCGCAAACGAACTATCCGATCGACCTGAAAGAGCTCGATATTCAATTCCGTCCCGTCCGTGCATGTTCCGGTGGTGAGCCGGGGCAGGGCGATATCTGCATCAGTGGCACCCGCACCGAGGGCGCTTGCCACGGTGATTCGGGCGGCCCTGCGATCTCGGGTTCGTCCGGACACTGGACCTTGGTGGGGGCCACCAGCCGAGCCGGCAGCGGCGGTGAATGCGCGGGCACCAGCATTTATACGGGGATTGCGGCCCACGTGCAGTGGATTCGCAGCACGATAGGCGGCTGA
- a CDS encoding peptidase M14 has product MKAFLRSPKSFPRFVVALSALTTAACVGITGCSTDSEPSKDAPPSAGETIFTHVHYKDQADLQGLVHRYDVLEEVNGEEGWVAVLIDDPADYEALVASGHRVDIVERESKQQRLRLQSTAAATGIPGYSCYRTVEETHAALKQLASDYPNLAKVVNIGPTWNKQNRDAGYDMLVLALTNSAIAGPKPAFFLMGGIHAREYTTSETVLRFAEQMAKGYGSDPDATWLLDHYELHVLPQTNPDSRKVAEQGYYQRKNANDTNGGSCSVPPTLSNQYGTDLNRNSSFQFNTGGSSDEQCDQDYHGPSAKSEPETDNVQKYIASIFPDQRGPNTGDAAPLDASGVLITLHSYAQKVLYPWGWSASAPPNAAQLATLGRKFGYLNGYTACQVAAPGCMYVASGGTDDWSYGELGVASFTIEMGTAFFEKCSTYEQSVAPGNLSALRYAFKAARRPYQTPSGPESLQVTASPASVSAGASVTLTATADDTRYKGSEPTQTIAAAHYTVDAPSWASNATSAMDAADGAFDAKSEKLTATVDTTGWTSGRHIVFVESQDAKGNWGVPSSVFIDVP; this is encoded by the coding sequence ATGAAGGCGTTCTTGCGTTCACCCAAGTCTTTCCCTCGCTTCGTGGTCGCGCTTTCCGCGCTCACGACAGCGGCATGCGTTGGCATCACGGGATGCTCGACCGATTCGGAGCCTTCCAAGGACGCTCCCCCTTCCGCCGGTGAGACCATTTTTACGCATGTACATTACAAGGATCAGGCCGACCTTCAGGGGTTGGTCCACCGCTACGACGTGCTCGAAGAGGTGAATGGAGAAGAAGGGTGGGTCGCCGTCCTCATCGACGATCCCGCCGACTACGAGGCGCTCGTGGCGAGCGGTCATCGCGTGGACATCGTCGAGCGCGAGTCGAAGCAGCAGCGCCTGCGCCTCCAGAGCACGGCGGCTGCGACGGGGATCCCGGGCTATTCATGCTACCGAACCGTGGAGGAGACGCACGCCGCGTTGAAGCAGCTCGCCTCGGACTACCCGAACCTCGCCAAGGTGGTGAACATCGGGCCCACGTGGAACAAGCAGAATCGCGATGCGGGCTACGATATGCTCGTGCTCGCGTTGACGAACAGCGCCATCGCGGGCCCGAAGCCTGCGTTCTTCCTGATGGGCGGCATCCATGCGCGCGAGTACACGACCTCGGAGACGGTGTTGCGTTTCGCCGAGCAGATGGCCAAAGGATACGGCAGCGATCCCGACGCAACGTGGCTTCTCGATCATTACGAGCTTCACGTTCTGCCGCAGACCAACCCGGACAGCCGAAAGGTCGCCGAGCAGGGCTACTACCAGCGAAAGAACGCGAACGACACGAACGGCGGCAGTTGCTCCGTCCCGCCGACCTTGAGCAACCAATATGGCACGGATCTGAATCGGAATAGCTCGTTCCAATTCAATACCGGTGGCTCCAGCGACGAGCAGTGCGACCAGGATTACCACGGGCCGTCGGCCAAGTCGGAGCCCGAGACGGACAACGTTCAAAAATACATCGCGTCGATCTTTCCCGATCAGCGCGGGCCGAACACCGGGGATGCCGCGCCGCTCGATGCTTCGGGGGTGCTCATCACGTTGCATAGCTATGCGCAGAAGGTTCTCTACCCATGGGGGTGGAGTGCGTCGGCCCCGCCGAATGCCGCGCAGCTCGCAACGCTGGGGCGCAAGTTCGGCTACTTGAACGGATACACCGCCTGCCAGGTCGCGGCCCCCGGTTGCATGTACGTGGCCAGCGGCGGCACCGATGATTGGTCGTACGGGGAGCTTGGCGTAGCGTCGTTCACGATTGAAATGGGCACGGCCTTCTTCGAGAAGTGCTCGACCTACGAACAGAGCGTCGCCCCCGGCAATTTGAGCGCGCTTCGCTACGCGTTCAAGGCCGCCCGGCGCCCCTACCAGACGCCTTCGGGGCCGGAGTCGCTCCAAGTCACGGCGTCGCCCGCATCGGTTTCCGCAGGAGCCTCGGTGACGTTGACCGCCACGGCGGACGATACGCGCTACAAGGGTTCGGAGCCGACGCAGACCATTGCGGCGGCGCACTACACGGTGGACGCGCCCTCGTGGGCCTCCAATGCGACGAGCGCGATGGACGCGGCCGATGGTGCGTTCGACGCGAAGAGTGAAAAACTGACCGCCACCGTGGATACCACCGGATGGACCTCCGGCCGGCACATCGTCTTCGTCGAAAGCCAAGACGCCAAAGGAAACTGGGGCGTACCGAGCTCCGTGTTCATCGACGTTCCGTGA
- the lhgO gene encoding L-2-hydroxyglutarate oxidase: MNYDLAIIGGGIVGLATAWHVSERFPGLSIVLLEKESRLAAHQTGRNSGVIHAGVYYQPGSLKARFCKEGAVATMRFCKEYGLPFDQCGKLLVATDPSEIDRMNALHERCIANELSVERIDAEELARREPHIVGLGALFVPTTGIVDYGLVTRTMAGLVTERGGEIKTNAHVDDIHEEPGEVRIDAGRHTIRARHVIVCAGVMADRLAKKCGIDLDFQIVPFRGEYYRLGDDKNDIVKHLIYPIPDPSLPFLGVHLTRMIGGYVTVGPNAVLAFAREGYQFGDINLDDLSEMIAYPGFRKVIRANLRSGISEMWNSLSKSRYLALCQRYCPELKLDDLTPYRAGIRAQAVLADGTLAHDFLIRETARTIHICNAPSPAATSAIPIAHDVVARAMSRFGWSEAPRVTMSS, translated from the coding sequence ATGAACTACGATTTGGCGATCATTGGCGGCGGCATCGTCGGGTTGGCGACGGCGTGGCACGTGTCCGAGCGGTTTCCCGGGCTCTCGATCGTCCTCCTGGAGAAGGAATCGCGCCTCGCCGCACATCAGACCGGGCGAAACAGCGGCGTGATCCACGCGGGCGTGTACTACCAGCCCGGCAGCCTCAAGGCGCGGTTTTGCAAAGAGGGCGCGGTCGCCACCATGCGCTTCTGCAAGGAGTACGGGCTGCCGTTCGACCAATGCGGCAAGCTGCTCGTGGCGACCGACCCGAGCGAGATCGATCGCATGAATGCCCTGCACGAGCGGTGCATCGCCAACGAGCTGAGCGTGGAGCGGATCGATGCCGAGGAGCTCGCGCGGCGCGAGCCACACATCGTCGGGCTCGGGGCGCTCTTCGTGCCGACCACCGGCATCGTCGACTACGGCCTCGTGACCCGCACCATGGCCGGCCTCGTGACGGAGCGCGGCGGTGAGATCAAGACCAACGCGCACGTGGACGACATCCACGAAGAGCCCGGGGAGGTCCGGATCGACGCCGGCCGGCATACGATCCGCGCGCGGCACGTCATCGTCTGCGCCGGCGTCATGGCCGACCGTCTCGCCAAGAAATGCGGCATCGATCTGGATTTCCAAATCGTCCCCTTCCGCGGGGAGTATTACCGACTTGGCGACGATAAAAACGATATCGTCAAGCACCTCATCTACCCCATCCCCGATCCGTCGCTGCCCTTCCTCGGTGTCCACCTCACGCGCATGATCGGCGGGTACGTGACCGTGGGGCCGAACGCGGTGCTGGCGTTCGCGCGGGAAGGGTACCAGTTCGGCGATATCAACTTGGACGATCTGTCCGAGATGATCGCCTATCCGGGGTTTCGAAAGGTCATCCGCGCCAACTTGCGATCGGGAATCTCGGAGATGTGGAATTCCCTGAGCAAGAGCCGCTACCTCGCGCTCTGCCAGCGGTATTGCCCCGAGCTGAAACTCGATGATCTCACGCCGTACCGCGCGGGCATCCGGGCGCAGGCCGTCCTCGCCGACGGTACGCTGGCGCACGACTTCCTCATCCGCGAAACGGCCCGCACCATCCATATCTGCAATGCCCCATCGCCCGCGGCGACGTCGGCCATCCCCATCGCACACGACGTGGTTGCGCGCGCTATGTCGCGATTCGGTTGGAGCGAGGCTCCGCGGGTCACGATGTCATCCTAG
- a CDS encoding RidA family protein, whose product MSKQQISTAKLREPNGHFSQAIAVNATGRLVFISGMTARKPDGTIAGVGNIEVQTRQVCENLKAAVEAAGGRLEDICRVDVYVRNMEHFEAIHQVRREYFNAPLPASTMVEVTKMVSPDYLIEINAIAVVQGA is encoded by the coding sequence ATGAGCAAGCAACAAATCTCGACCGCGAAGCTGCGTGAACCCAATGGGCACTTCTCGCAGGCGATCGCCGTGAACGCCACCGGACGGCTGGTGTTCATCTCGGGCATGACCGCGCGCAAGCCCGACGGCACCATCGCGGGCGTCGGAAACATCGAAGTCCAGACACGCCAGGTTTGTGAAAACCTGAAGGCCGCGGTCGAAGCGGCCGGCGGCCGACTCGAAGACATTTGCCGCGTCGACGTGTACGTGCGCAACATGGAACACTTCGAGGCGATTCACCAAGTACGCCGCGAATACTTCAACGCGCCGCTTCCCGCCTCGACGATGGTCGAAGTGACCAAGATGGTATCGCCCGATTACCTGATCGAGATCAACGCCATCGCCGTGGTGCAGGGCGCGTGA
- a CDS encoding fumarylacetoacetate hydrolase family protein, which produces MADTSHGGLARVRVDGVVHLALVDRGVATLLPEFNGSMVDLIEGGPRRLNEGRTLARGEDRTRLALEAVHVLAPIDRFRRDVICAGWNYWAHFEESRGKREGQDVERPTAPTFFTKAPDVVIGPNDPIGWDPRISAKWDYEAEIAVIIGKTCRSVPLDAALDHVFGYCLANDVSQRDLQRRHGGQWLKGKSIDATMPLGPWILPADTFELDEVQLSCFVNGEVRQNASTKQMAFSIAELIAEASFGMTLHAGDVLLTGTPAGIGNAMDPPSFLVEGDEVVVRATGMGQLRNRLVRADLYGASRVEI; this is translated from the coding sequence ATGGCGGATACCTCGCATGGGGGGCTCGCGCGCGTGCGCGTCGACGGCGTCGTTCACCTGGCGCTGGTCGATCGCGGCGTGGCGACGTTGCTGCCCGAATTCAACGGCAGCATGGTCGATCTGATCGAGGGCGGTCCGCGCCGTCTGAACGAAGGGCGGACGCTGGCCCGTGGCGAAGATCGAACGCGCTTGGCGCTGGAGGCGGTGCACGTGCTTGCACCGATCGATCGATTTCGCCGCGACGTGATCTGCGCAGGCTGGAACTACTGGGCGCATTTCGAAGAAAGCCGGGGCAAGCGCGAAGGTCAGGACGTCGAGCGCCCCACCGCGCCCACGTTCTTCACGAAGGCCCCCGACGTGGTGATCGGCCCCAATGACCCGATCGGCTGGGATCCACGCATTTCTGCCAAATGGGACTACGAGGCCGAGATCGCCGTGATCATCGGCAAAACGTGCCGCAGCGTCCCGCTCGACGCGGCGCTCGATCATGTATTCGGCTATTGCCTGGCAAACGACGTTTCCCAACGCGACCTTCAGCGCCGGCATGGCGGACAGTGGCTCAAAGGCAAAAGCATCGACGCGACAATGCCGCTCGGCCCGTGGATCCTACCCGCGGACACGTTCGAGCTCGACGAGGTGCAACTGAGTTGCTTCGTAAATGGCGAGGTGCGCCAGAACGCGAGCACCAAGCAAATGGCATTTTCGATCGCCGAACTGATCGCCGAGGCCTCGTTCGGCATGACCCTGCATGCGGGCGACGTGCTGCTAACCGGCACCCCTGCGGGCATTGGGAATGCGATGGATCCGCCATCTTTTCTGGTCGAGGGCGACGAGGTGGTGGTCCGTGCGACGGGCATGGGACAACTACGTAACCGTCTCGTGCGCGCAGATTTGTACGGTGCGTCGAGGGTAGAAATATGA
- a CDS encoding SDR family oxidoreductase — translation MKARFDATGNVIVITGAANGIGRALALACATAGAQVIALDVDDREGETLQDEHAQIEYSHLDVSDRAAVSWVFADILRRHGQIDGLVLAAAVQPRVPVQETQPHTWQRVLDVNLNGVVWCYQAALPSMIARRRGSVIAFSSGLASSGWPGASAYATTKAALTAFVKCAAKEVAMHRVRFNLIAPGVIDTSQYRTANAGRDDAHWQQTIGVGVADDVVGPLMFLLSDAASMTASLLSRDFAYPSHDDA, via the coding sequence ATGAAGGCGCGCTTCGATGCGACGGGCAACGTGATCGTGATCACCGGTGCGGCCAACGGCATAGGCCGTGCGCTGGCGCTCGCCTGTGCGACGGCCGGCGCGCAGGTCATCGCACTGGACGTGGACGATCGCGAAGGCGAAACCTTGCAGGACGAGCACGCGCAGATCGAATACAGTCATCTGGACGTGTCCGACCGCGCCGCGGTCAGCTGGGTTTTCGCGGACATCCTCCGGCGCCATGGGCAGATTGACGGGCTCGTTCTCGCCGCCGCGGTCCAGCCGCGGGTGCCCGTGCAGGAAACGCAGCCGCATACCTGGCAGCGCGTGCTCGACGTGAACCTGAACGGCGTCGTGTGGTGCTATCAGGCCGCGTTGCCCAGCATGATTGCGCGCCGCAGGGGCTCGGTCATCGCGTTTTCGTCGGGGCTGGCGTCGTCGGGCTGGCCCGGCGCCTCGGCGTATGCGACGACCAAAGCGGCGCTGACGGCATTCGTCAAGTGCGCGGCGAAGGAAGTGGCCATGCATCGCGTGCGCTTCAATCTGATTGCGCCGGGCGTGATCGATACATCACAGTATCGCACCGCGAATGCCGGCCGCGATGACGCGCATTGGCAGCAGACGATCGGTGTCGGCGTGGCCGACGATGTGGTGGGCCCGTTGATGTTCCTGCTCTCGGACGCCGCCAGCATGACGGCGTCGCTCCTGAGCCGCGATTTCGCCTACCCGTCGCACGACGACGCCTGA